A segment of the Chlamydiales bacterium STE3 genome:
AGAGAACATCCGCGATGTTATTGCATTTCCTAAAACTCAGAAAGGCAGTGACTTAATGATGGAATGCCCTGCTAATGTAGCTAAAGAGCAACTTAAGGAGTTGAAAATTAAGGTTGAAGATGAGCAATTTTCTTGGACTTAAATCTTGCTAATCGACAAGATAAATAGAACCAAGTTAAAAAACTCTTTAGGAGGGTTATATTTTATGTTTACCTTTCATCGCTTGTGCTTTCAAGCTAGCCTAGCTATAGCAGTGAGCTGTGGATCTTTTTGCGCTGCTGAAGGGACTCAATCTCCTCAAGGGCAAGCAGAAACAACTCAAGCAGCTGAACCAGATATTAAGAAGCTCTCAGAAGCTTTTGGTCATTTTATTGGCCGTAATCTTAAATCATCAGGTTTAAATTTTGACATTGACAGTTTTATTCTTGGTATAAGAAATGGCGAAAGTGATAAGCCTTCACCCATGTCAGATAAAGAATACGAACGTCAAATGATGCTGTTGCAAGAAAAAGCATTCAAGCGTCTTGCTGATGAAAACTTAAAAGCAGCAGAGGATTTTCTAAAACAAAATGCTACTGCTCAGGATGTTAAGGAAATTACTCCGAGCAAACTGCAATATACCATCCTGGAAGAGGGTCATGGCCCAGCCGTCACAGAGCACTCTTCTCCAAAAATCCATTATGTAGGAAAGTATCTCGATGGAACTTCTTTTGGCAACTCTAGAGACACAGGTGGCCCCATCACTATTCCTCTAGACCAAACCATCCCAGGCTTTAGCCAAGGACTCATCGGTATGAAAGAAGGGGAAAAGCGAAAACTTTTTGTTCACCCTGACTTAGGCTATGGCAAAACTGGACACCTGCCACCCAACTCGCTACTCATCTTCGAAGTCGAAGTGTTAGAAGCAACTTCTTCTGATAAAGCAGGCGCGGATTTGGACGAAGATGATCTTTCCGAAATCTATGGTAATGAATCCAAAGATCAGGATGATGATGAAGATGACGAAGATGATGAAGACGCTTCATCTCAAGACTCAAAAGCATCAAAAAAATCATGACTTTTAAGGAGAAGGAACCCCTTCTCCTCCCCCACATTCTTAAGTATTTTCTCCCATCATGAAAATCATTCTTTATCAACCCCAAATTCCTCAAAACACTGGAAATATCATCAGAACATGCGCAGTAACGGGCACAGAACTCATTTTAGTAAGGCCCTTAGGCTTTAGCATCGCAGATCGATGGCTGAAAAGGGCTGGCTTAGATTATTTTGAAAATGTTCCTTTCCAAGTGATTGACAGCCTTGAACATTACCTCCAAACGACAAACTTAAATTTTTATTTTTTTTCCAGTAAAGCATCCAAAATTTATACAGAAACCTCTTTTACAAAAGATGACATTCTAATTTTTGGCTCGGAGACAAATGGCTTACCTCTTGAATTTCATAAGAAATGGGATAAACAGTTTTTAAAACTGCCTATGCAGCCCAACCAACGCTGTCTTAACTTAGCGACAACAGCCGGAATTGCTGTTTACGAAGCCTGGCGTCAGCTAGGATTTTCTACTTAAGAAATAAAAAATGATGGAAAGAATTATGCTAAAGAGAAGGGAAGAGGTTAAGGGGAAGTAAACTTGATAGTGATCCCCTTTTACCATAATATCGCCCGGCAATCTCCCTAAAAAAGGAATACTGATTTTGAAGTGAAGCATGATCCCAATGATAATTAGGAAGATCCCAGCGATAATCAGGAATTTAGACATTATAGCTTAGAATGGATACGTGCAAGTAGGGTTTCTTTGTCCTTAACACCTACAAAGCGCTCTACCTCTTGACCATCTTTGAAGATAATTAAAGTAGGAATTGAGGTCACATGAAAATTAGACGTCGTTTGCTGGGCGCTTTCAATATCTAATTTAGCAATTGCGGCTTTTCCATTTAATTCGCTTGCTAATTCTTCAATAATTGGAGCAATCATGCGACAAGGCCCGCACCAATCTGCATAAAAGTCGACTAAAGTTACACCGCTGGCAATTTCGGCCTGAAAGTTTTCGTCATTTAAATACTTTATACTTTGCCCCATCTTTTTTTCCTCATTGGTTGACTAGTATTTTTGATTATACAAGATAAGCGCTTTTTTAAAAGGAATTTTCCTCTGCGACAATTCTGAATCCCTGCTTGTCACAAGAGTGCATTTTCAGTTTTAAATATTTTTGAAATAGGCTATCTTATTAAAACTAAAAGACTAATAATACTGAGCTTGAACTCTCCAAAGGCTCACGTTTTTCTTTAACCTTTTTTTAAAAACGGTTGCAAACATGACACTCAATCATCCTTATTTCGTTCTGGCATACTATGCATTTAACCCCATCGATAATCCTCGTCAAGAAGTTCAAGAGCACAAAGAATTTTTAAATCAAATCGATGCAAAAAGCCGCATTTATATTTCTGAGGAAGGCATTAATGGGCAAATGAGCGCTGCAAAAGAAGATGCTTTAAAATATATTGATTGGCTACGCTCGAAAAAACCCTTCGAAAACATTGATGTCAAAATTCATGGCTGGCATGAGCAAGCCTTTCCGAAGTTAACGGTAAAGTATAAAAAACACCTTGTAGCAAGAGACCAAGATGTCGACTTATCCTTAAGAGGGACGCACATGCAAGCTAAGGACTTTAAGAATCTTTTAGACCAAGAAGATGAAGAGTACTTACTCCTTGATGTGCGTAATAGCTATGAGTGGAAAGTAGGGCATTTCAAAAATGCTGAACTACCGCCCTGTGAGAATTACCGTGAATTTGAGAATTATGCACTCGAATTAAAAAACCGTATCCCATCTGAAAAAACTAAAGTAGTCATGTACTGTACTGGAGGAATCCGCTGCGAACTTTATTCAAGTCTCCTCATCAAAAATGGCATTAAAAACGTTTTTCAGCTTGAAGGCGGCGTGATTAAATATGGCCTTGAGCAAGGCAGTAAGCACTGGCAAGGTAAACTTTTTGTTTTCGACGACCGATTGACTGTCCCAATCAGTGAAGAACCCGCTCCAACCGTTGGCACATGCCACCATTGTGGTAATGGGACAGATACTTACTATAATTGTGCAAATATGGACTGCAACGATCTTTTTCTATGTTGCACCAGCTGCTTACAAACCTATTCTGGTTGCTGTCAAGATTCCTGCAAAGACTCTTCTCGTTTAAGGCCTTACCATCACCAAAACCCTCACAAGCCTTTCCGCAAGGCCTACACGTACTTTCAAACAGAAAATTAGTACGCAAAAAAAAGCTTTTTGATTAGGATAAACTAAAGGAACACTCCCGGTAGCTTTTAAAAAATCAAAGTATGGGCAAATTTTTTGCTCTCTCTGCTGACAAAAACTTTAAAGTTCACTTGGGGTCCATGGCTAAGCGCTTTTCTTTTAGGATACGTAAGATTTCTTTCTTCGTGTCCTCTAAAACCACTGTTAGGCCGGGTTTGGTCCCCTCTTCGGACAGCTTGAAAGCCTGCATTGTATTGCAGATCCTGCCATCGAGGCGTATTCCAAGGCCCTTAATGCCCACCATATTTCCAAAATCACCAAACATCTCTAAAGTCATTTCGCAAGCGGTGATGAGAAAAACCACTTTTTTGTTAGGGTTAGCATGAACAATTTCAAAAATCTTTTCCCCTATATAATGGATTGTCGGAATAAAAAGGGGGATAGTATTTTTAGGGCAGGCATGCACGCATTTACCGATAAAGCACTGTTGGCAAACAGGGTTATTGGCATCATGGATACAGTCTGCAGTAAACCGACCGGAGGGACATTCAAATGGTTTATGGCAATAGGAAAAACCCATCACAAAAAGCGTGTTAGGCATTTTTAAATGCTCTTCAAAATGCTCTAAAGAATCAATCCCGTAAAGAAAAAAATCTCCTTTCCTTCTATAGGGCTTAGTCTGAAAACAAGATTTTAAGTAGCGATAGCCATATTTAAAAGGATGGGTCAAAATCCCTTTAAGGATAGCCCGTTTATGATCCTTTGCAATAATCCACTTCAAACCTTTCCATTTTAAATGCTTAGCTGTTTCTGGAGTAATACCGGGCATTTGAGGTAACGTTTTTAGAACTTTTAAAGGGTGCTTAGCTTCGGCAAGACGCGCTTTCTCCTCCCAAAGTTTCTCTGCTTCTTCCCAATCTTTCTTTTCATCCCAAAGCTTTAATTTTGTGTTCATTTCTGTTATGATTTTTTGTTTTAGATACTATCATATGCTTGAACAACCTATTTTTTCTATCAATGAAGTGGAGAGTCTTAAACAAAAGGCTCTTTTTATTGATTGTACGAAGGGGACTCCCTCTAGAGAAATCAAATCCATTAATCTTACCAAAATCCCTTTTGATAAAACTTTTGACATTTTAAAGAAAATCGCTGCAGAAGGGGCTCTTTATTTTAATCAAAAAAGGCTTGTTGTCGATTTATTTAGCAAGGCACAGTTCTACTATCAGTTGGAAAAAGAGCAAGACCAGTTGCGCCTAAATGGCGTTTTCACGATCCGCGATAGAAAATATCCATTAAATTCCTTGGATTTTCTGGTCCTAGGGAGACCTTCTTGGTTTATCAAAGATCAGTTTCTTTTTGTCGTCGACTCTGATATTAGTTCTAGAGTTTATTCGAAACTTCCTAAATGGGCAAACTCAGCTGAGCTTCTTGAAATTCTTGCAGAAGCGAAGGAAGAAGGCATTACCGTTCAAGGGCTTGAGCTATTTTCTACCGCTCAAATGGACCCTTTACCGACTCTAATCCTTAAAGACAAAACAGGTGCCTTTGCAGATCTCTGGATGCATTATGGATCTCATTCCTTTAATTACAATGATTTAAAACAGAACCCATTAAGAAATATTCCCTGTGAAAAAGGCTGGGAAACCGATCTGCTGGAAACAGACTTTTTAAAAAAACAAGTAGGACAAACAGCCTATTTTTGCCCGCTTGACAAAGTAACAAAAAGCCTTGGCTTTCTCTTAGAAATTGGGTGGACAATTATTGACCACCAGGGGAAAAAAGTAGTCCAAGAAAAAGGGCGAGCGCTTGAAGCCGACTTAAAAAATGGTAAAATCCTTCTATCGGGAAAAGTAGACTATGAAGGTTTTTCAGCCGACCTAAGTCAGGTGGCCGGCGATTTTCTGAAAAGAAACCGTTTTTTAAATCTTGATGAGCATCATGTCGGACTGATCGACAACACTCCTTTTTATGAAAACTTTGTTGAAGAAGGTGAAATTGTCTCTGAAGGCATTAAGCTTAATAGATTTTGCTTAAAAGAATTGTTCTCATCCGAAATCCCTATTCAGTTTTCCCCCCCGCTAGAAACTTTAAGATATAATCTTCAAAATCCACTTCCTGCCTATCACCAAGGGCTTTTTACAGGGCAGCTTCGGGCTTACCAACAAAAAGGGGTTGAATGGCTTCTAGGCTTGCATAGACTCGCTCTTGGGGGAATTTTAGCTGATGACATGGGATTAGGAAAAACTATTCAAGTCCTCGCCTTCGTTGCTTTGCTAGATTCCAGTTCCTGCCATCTTATCGTTGCTCCGACATCACTTCTGTTCAATTGGAAAAAAGAAATCACAAAATTTCTTCCTGAAATGACATGCATTGTCCATCATGGAAGCGAGCGTACAAAAAACATTCAAGAGCTGCCCCAAACAGGCATTATCCTCACCTCCTATACAACAGCAAGAATGGACCGAGATCTTTTAAAGTTACTCCCTATTAATTGTCTTATTCTTGATGAAGCTCAAGTGATTAAAAACCAAGAAACCCAGATTGCCAAGGCCTTAGGTTACCTTTCTGCACATTGTCGCATAAGCCTTACAGGGACACCTATTGAAAATAGGTTAGAAGAATTATTTTCGCATTTTCACTTTCTCATCCCAGGCTTTCTAAATGAACAAGACCTCTTTTTGAAAGGAATGTCCAACCAGCGCTATCTTAGAAGGGTGCAAAAAAAAATCCAGCCTTTCTTGCTAAGAAGAAAAAAAGAAGAAGTTGCGAGCGAACTACCTACCAAAATTGAGCAGGTTGTCTATGTTGAAATGACTCCTCTACAAAAAACAAGTTACAACACTTACCTAAGCTCTTTTAAAAAAAACACCCTTCAAAAGGTGTCTCTCGACGGAATAGGTAAACATCGCATTGAAATCTTTGAAGCATTGCTAAGGCTTAGACAAATCTGCTGCCATCCCCTCCTTGTAAGTCCTGAAGATCAAACAGACTGCGGGAAGTTGGATACTCTAATAAGTGACGTAGAAACTGTCGTAAGTGAAGGAAGAAAGGCTCTAATCTTCAGTCAGTTTACCTCCATGCTGACCTTGATAGGTCAAGAGCTGTTCAAAAGAAATTTACCCTTTGTCAGGTTAGATGGTTCGACAAAGGATAGAGAAAAAGTGGTCAATGAATTTCAAAATTCAGCGGGTATTCCCCTTTTTCTTATCAGCTTAAAGGCGGGAGGCGTTGGCTTAAACCTGACGGCAGCTGACCATGTGTTCATTTATGATCCTTGGTGGAATGAAGCGATTGAAAATCAAGCGATTAGCCGTGCTCATCGCATCGGACAAAGCCGTACAGTGGTAGCTAAGAGGTATGTAGCTTTAGAAAGTATTGAAGAGAAAATCATGAAACTTAAGGAAGGGAAAAATCAATTAATTAATACCCTTTTTGAGGAAGATTTTACATTTCATCAATCTTTGTCTAATGAAGATCTTCTTGCTCTTTTTGAGTAAGATCCTCTAAGCCTTGAGCCTATTATTTTATTATCAGGCTTAGAGTTTATTATTATCTAAAGTGTTGTGTCTAAAATTTAGTTTTCTTCCTCGAGGTAACCTTTTTCAATGATTTCATGGGCAGTAGCTTTTACTGTAGCCAACCCTTCCGTAAATCCTAATGTGCGCATAAGGTTATCAATGTAAGTCACTTCTGTAGTAAGCTGATCATTAATTGACTCTAACATTGCAATTTTTTTTAGAAGCTGCGCCTTAGTCATATTGCCCCCCTTTGTAGGCTCTCTAAAGGCCCTTTTAATGGAGATGCTTACTCAGATGCGAATTGTGTGCCAGGATGGACTTTTTCTAGTAGAAACCCAACTTTTTGCTAGGATTTGAGGCGTAAGTCAGACTTAAAAGAGATTTTTTCAAAAGAAAGAAGGCGACGCTTGATTTCTAACCCGCAGGAAAACCCGCCTAGTTTTGAATCAGCTCCTAACACTCGATGGCAAGGAACAAATAAAGGGTGGGAATTTTTACCACAGGATGAACCCACGGCTCTAAAAGCTTTCGAGTGACCCAACCTAATGGCCAACGCACCATACGTTGTCGATGAGCCAAAGGGGACCTCGATCATTAAGTTCCATACCTTCTGAGTAAAAAGAGTCGCTTTAGGAAAATCGAGGGGTGGGGTAAAAGAAGGATCTACTCCTTGGGCATAGAGCGTTAACCAATGATGAATTTCCTCATTGTAACGAGCATTCCCTACAACTGTCCATTTCATTCCAGGAGTTTCATCCAAAGCCAGCTGAACATTTTGAATGCCCACTGAACTGACAAAAATACTTACTTTAATTGCTGGACCAAGATTTTGATGGTGCGTATAGTGCATAGAAAAAACATAACATAATTTTTTCATGTCAGCAAGATCTTATAGAGATTACACCTGGAAGGCGGGACGGCCTATAGGGCGTGAAATTCTTAGTGAGCCTATGGGCACATCCTATAAGATTACAGCTGACCCCTATTATAAAAGAATCAGCATAGAAAAATATGAAGGGGAAAAATTTGCTTCTCTGGTTTATGACTCACTCCTCCTTGACTTTCGCTCTCTTCAGCAAGACAATCAACTTGCCTGGGAAAAGAAATTGATTGCGGAGGACAACTATTCATCGCAAAGTCTTATCAAAGATCACAATGATAGAGTTGTTTATATAGAAAAATACACTTTCAAGCAAAATAGATGTGTAGAATGCCATACCTACTATCCGAATGATCTTCTCCTCTCTGTACAAAAAATGTACCATACAGAACTGGGGGAAGCTTTTAACGGAGTCATTCTTTTTGATGCCAACCACCACCCTGTGATGCGTAAAGAATATGAAATAGATGCAATCACAAAGGAATTCGGCCTTCTCCTAAAAGAAGAGTGGTCCATTGCCTAAGTGAGCACCCCCACATCCCTTTTCCCTTTATTCACACCATAGGGATCGTAAAAATAAGCGCCCAAAGTACGGATCTACATTCGCAGCCGTTTTGAGCCCTTCTAAAGGCTTAACCTTTAAAGATCCCTTAAGTTCCCATTTTGCTACCACATCCTTAACTTGAGCAACTTGTTCAGTCTGAAAGACGAGAAGCCCTAACGAGCACTTCTTTTCCTTTAATACCGCATCCTTCTTCGCTCGCTAGATTTTTTTCTATAAGTTATGAAAAAAGCTGCAGCCGGCAAAACAATTGTCGCAAAGGAACATATTTTTAATGCGGTTATGATAAAACTTCTTTTCGTATGATCAATTGAGAGCGTTATCTGCTTTTCTTCAATTTTTGTAACTCTATATTTTTCCCCGCAAACACTAAGGTAATTTTCAGCTAATTGCCACAAACTAGCGCCCTTAATTTGGATTTTCCTTTTTATACCTCCCACCGCTAATCTTTAATTTTTTTAAAAATTCCCCTATCATAATTTTATTATTTAAACAATCTTTAAATACATTGTTTATAGTTATGGAATTAAATAACAAATTTAGTAAATTTTTAATTTAAATAAGAATAAATTCTCTTTATGAAAACAAAATTTTTTGATTCCTCTCTTCCTAATAAATATTCTGAATCAGCACTACAAGCGCAGGTTGCTAGGGAAAAAAGTTATTGCGGGAAAAGGTATCATTTACTAGGCATATTTGAAAAAAAAATCACAAGAGTAAAGAGGGTTTTATTAGGGATTCGAATTCTTTCCAAAACAGCGTTTTCTTGCGGAGCTTTTCTTATTTCAAGCGCGGTAAGAGATGATTGGAAATCTCTTTGGAATGGCAAAAGAGTGGTTGCTGTCTATGTATCGAGTTTTTTATTTCATGAAATTAGGGCAAACAAGGGTAGCGCTGAAGACCAAAACTTTTTGGGGATTAAATATCTATATGGAGAGGGAGTCGAACAGTCTGATAAAAAAGCTTTTACAAACTTTGAACGAGCTGCCAAAAATAACAACCACTTTGCACACTTCAATCTCGCTGAAATGTACGAGGAAGGAAGAGGGGCTAGACAATCGAATAAAAAGGCAGCTAAGCACTTTAAGTTAGCCGCAACTCATGGACACCACTTAGCCCAACAAAAGCTTGGCATGTTATTGGCAAGGAACGATGGCTTAGAAAAAGATGACAAAGTGGCTTTTAAGTACATTAAAATTGCTGCTGACCTGGGTGATGTTGTAGCTCAAAATAAACTTGCCTCTATGTGTTATGAAAGAATAGGCACTGATCAATCCTATAAAGAAGCTTTGCACTATTATAGCTTGGCTGCAGAACAAAAAGATGTGAATGCCCAGTACAAATTGAGCCTTCTCTATTTACGAGGTGAAGGCGCCAAGCAGTCAAATATAAGGGCAGCTAAGTATTTTAAGTTAGCCGCAACTCATGGACACCACTTAGCCCAACAAAAGCTTGGCATGCTATTGGCAAGGAACGATGGCTTAGAAAAAGATGACAAAGTGGCTTTTAAATACATTAAAATTGCTGCTGACAAGGGAGATGTTGTAGCTCAAAATAGACTTGCCTACATGTATTATCAAGGAGAGGGCACCAGAAAGGCTAACAAAAAAGCTGCTTATTACTACCGCCTAGCTGCTGAACAAAAAGATGTGAATGCCCAGTACAATTTGAGCCTTCTCTATTTGCGAGGTGAAGGCGTTAAGAAATCTTACAAGATTGCTACTAAGTATCTTAAACCCTTAGCTGAAGGAGATGATGATGTCAAATATCTATTGGGAGTCATTTATGCTCGAAAGAAAAAACTAGCGAAAAGCGACCAAAAGGCCCCTGAGTACCTTCAAGTTGCTGCTGATCAAGGAGCCGTTCCTGCCCAAAAGGCCCTAGGTATTATCGTGAGAAATGCCTGACTTGGATCTTAAACAAGTTATTGCCACTAATCAAAGGACTTGGCGCTTGAGCTCGGCCCGATGGGCCAAAGATCAAGCGCGATTGAGGCGTAAGAAAGCACCAATTTAGTAAGAGCGTGCTGAAGTCATTCTCTCAAAGGCAAGTTTAGTTACGGGTTTGCCCTTAAAAAACCAATCTGTTTTAACATGCTCGTTAATATAGGAGGTGGATGGTCCATGTTTGATGCCATTGACCCATGTGATTTCTTCGACAACAGCCATGTCCTCACTAAAACGCTTTTCTAAACCATTTTTTTGACCATCTCTATAGATCACTTCAGCAATTTTCACACCATTTTCAAAGAGAATTGTCAGCCCAGACTGCTGGCCAGCAGACCATTCTTCAATGGCTAGCGGTTCACCACTTGGTAGGAACTTCTTTACTTGACCATCAATTACACCGCGATGATAAGGGATTGCTTCTTTAGGTGTTCCGTTCGGGTAGTAGGTGGTTGAGAGAACAAGGTTGCCATGCTGATAACTATCTACTGATAGCAATTCACCATACTGATCCCTGCGCACCTTAGAGCCATGGCCATCATTAACTTGTGCCTCAACTTGGCCTGCTGCAGTATGGTACTCGCCATTAACTAAATAGTGACGGTCATATTGCTCAGTAGCATAAAGGCTGCCATTATTGTACCATGTATTAATAGTGCGGCGATTCGGATTGCCCTCGTAGGTGATTTTTTGCTTAGGCGTACCAGAACGATAAAACAGTGTCTCTCCTACTAATTCATCTCGCACATAACTTTCCGCTTTTTCAATGGTGCTACTATGCGGAAATGTATAAGTTGTTTCGCCATTAAGGACACCAGCAACATAATTTTTGGTGACGACAACACCGTTTTTTAAGGTTGTTACAACCTGACCTTCTTTGCCCCTTTGGCTCCAATCTTGAGGAGGAACTTCCACGCCATATTTATGCATGTAGGCTTCATCGACAACCTCAACAGAATTGTAGTCATTGGGAGAATGGTGATGGCATCCAGCAAGGCCAAGAGCCGCGCCCATCAGAAATAAATAACGCATATTTGCCTCTTAAGTTTAATTTCTCTTCATTTAAAATGCTTCTAGCATATGCTGCGCGGTCTCAATGATGCGCGCATGTTCTTTGTCCACTTCTTCTTGAGAAATGGTTTTTTCAGGATGACGGTATACAAAATGCAAGGTGATATTTTTCAATTCTTTGCCAATTTTTTCACTTCGGAAAATATCCTTTAGTGAAACTTCTTCTAACAGATTTGAAGGGATCCTTTGAATAGACCCCAGCAGTTGTTGAAGAGGAACTTGTTCTCTTAAAGTAACGGTCCAGTCTCTTTCCGAAGAGGGATAAATGGGTACCGGTTTCATTTTTAATTCCGTGCGACTGGACTTAAAAAGATCATGCAAATTGATTTCTGCAAACAGTATACGTTCTGAAACGTCTAATTTTCTTAAAATAGAAGGATGGATTTCTCCGAGCGATCCTACTTCATGTGAATCAACAAGAATGGCAGCTTGGCGGCCACTATGGAAAGTTGATAAAGCAGAGGTTTTGAACGAGAAGCGTTTGATATTTAACCCATTGAGAAAATTTTCCACCATTCCCTTTAAATCATAAAAATCTACCTGACGAGAGGCTGGATCATGATAAGGAGGTGTTGCACAGCCAGTCAAAATGAGTCCCGCAACCGTTTGCTCTCTGTACTTGTCACCCTTTTTGGTGTGGATCCTGCCCACTTCAAAACCAGCAATGTGGGGAACCCCATGATCTTTGTTGAACTTCACAACTTGAATCAAGCCTTGAAGCAAAGAGGCCCTCAAGATAGATTGCTCAACTGAAGTAGGGTTCAACACTCTGATATAGGTATCCTCTGACATATTTGCGTCTGCTGCAATGTCAAGAGAAGACGGCCCAATTAGATCACATGTCAAAAACTCCTGTAGCCCTTCAGCTATTAATCTCGTACGCACCTCTCTTTCAAAGAGGTAAATGGGAGAATGGGGAATTTCTGAGGTATGAAATAAAGAGGTATGGCGCGGAATATTATCATAACCAAAAAGCCTTGCAACTTCTTCAATCAAATCGACTTCTCTCATCACGTCTACGCGGTAAGTGGGGACTTTAACAGCAAAGGTATCTTTGCCATCCCACGAAACATCGAAACTCAAACGCTGAAAAATAGACCCAACTTCACTCATACTGAGGTGGGTTCCGAGAAGACTATTGACCCGGCTCAAACGGCAAAGAATATGAGTTGGCAAAAAGTCCTTCACTTTAACGTCATAAAAATTGCTGGAGATTTTGCCCCCGCATAAAACGGCGATGAGCATAGCAGCTCGGTCCAAGGCGAAAAGAGGACCATTTGGATCCGATCCTCTTTCAAATCTTCTTGAAGCATCGGTTTGCAAACCTAAAGCTTTGGAAGTTTTGCGAACGGAAGTCGAACGAAAATGAGCAGACTCCAAAACAATTTTGGTTGTGCTTTCC
Coding sequences within it:
- a CDS encoding hypothetical protein (Product derived from UniProtKB/Swiss-Prot:Q6ME97;UPF0176 protein pc0378), encoding MTLNHPYFVLAYYAFNPIDNPRQEVQEHKEFLNQIDAKSRIYISEEGINGQMSAAKEDALKYIDWLRSKKPFENIDVKIHGWHEQAFPKLTVKYKKHLVARDQDVDLSLRGTHMQAKDFKNLLDQEDEEYLLLDVRNSYEWKVGHFKNAELPPCENYREFENYALELKNRIPSEKTKVVMYCTGGIRCELYSSLLIKNGIKNVFQLEGGVIKYGLEQGSKHWQGKLFVFDDRLTVPISEEPAPTVGTCHHCGNGTDTYYNCANMDCNDLFLCCTSCLQTYSGCCQDSCKDSSRLRPYHHQNPHKPFRKAYTYFQTEN
- a CDS encoding putative tRNA (cytidine(34)-2'-O)-methyltransferase (Product derived from UniProtKB/Swiss-Prot:P32813;EC number derived from UniProtKB/Swiss-Prot:P32813), with the translated sequence MKIILYQPQIPQNTGNIIRTCAVTGTELILVRPLGFSIADRWLKRAGLDYFENVPFQVIDSLEHYLQTTNLNFYFFSSKASKIYTETSFTKDDILIFGSETNGLPLEFHKKWDKQFLKLPMQPNQRCLNLATTAGIAVYEAWRQLGFST
- a CDS encoding hypothetical protein (Product derived from UniProtKB/Trembl:Q6MEA1); translation: MTKAQLLKKIAMLESINDQLTTEVTYIDNLMRTLGFTEGLATVKATAHEIIEKGYLEEEN
- a CDS encoding hypothetical protein (Product derived from UniProtKB/Trembl:F8KVQ9;EC number derived from UniProtKB/Trembl:F8KVQ9;Uncharacterized ATP-dependent helicase MPN_020), with amino-acid sequence MIFCFRYYHMLEQPIFSINEVESLKQKALFIDCTKGTPSREIKSINLTKIPFDKTFDILKKIAAEGALYFNQKRLVVDLFSKAQFYYQLEKEQDQLRLNGVFTIRDRKYPLNSLDFLVLGRPSWFIKDQFLFVVDSDISSRVYSKLPKWANSAELLEILAEAKEEGITVQGLELFSTAQMDPLPTLILKDKTGAFADLWMHYGSHSFNYNDLKQNPLRNIPCEKGWETDLLETDFLKKQVGQTAYFCPLDKVTKSLGFLLEIGWTIIDHQGKKVVQEKGRALEADLKNGKILLSGKVDYEGFSADLSQVAGDFLKRNRFLNLDEHHVGLIDNTPFYENFVEEGEIVSEGIKLNRFCLKELFSSEIPIQFSPPLETLRYNLQNPLPAYHQGLFTGQLRAYQQKGVEWLLGLHRLALGGILADDMGLGKTIQVLAFVALLDSSSCHLIVAPTSLLFNWKKEITKFLPEMTCIVHHGSERTKNIQELPQTGIILTSYTTARMDRDLLKLLPINCLILDEAQVIKNQETQIAKALGYLSAHCRISLTGTPIENRLEELFSHFHFLIPGFLNEQDLFLKGMSNQRYLRRVQKKIQPFLLRRKKEEVASELPTKIEQVVYVEMTPLQKTSYNTYLSSFKKNTLQKVSLDGIGKHRIEIFEALLRLRQICCHPLLVSPEDQTDCGKLDTLISDVETVVSEGRKALIFSQFTSMLTLIGQELFKRNLPFVRLDGSTKDREKVVNEFQNSAGIPLFLISLKAGGVGLNLTAADHVFIYDPWWNEAIENQAISRAHRIGQSRTVVAKRYVALESIEEKIMKLKEGKNQLINTLFEEDFTFHQSLSNEDLLALFE
- a CDS encoding Peptidyl-prolyl cis-trans isomerase Mip (Product derived from UniProtKB/Swiss-Prot:Q9PJK1;Gene name derived from UniProtKB/Swiss-Prot:Q9PJK1;EC number derived from UniProtKB/Swiss-Prot:Q9PJK1); protein product: MLIDKINRTKLKNSLGGLYFMFTFHRLCFQASLAIAVSCGSFCAAEGTQSPQGQAETTQAAEPDIKKLSEAFGHFIGRNLKSSGLNFDIDSFILGIRNGESDKPSPMSDKEYERQMMLLQEKAFKRLADENLKAAEDFLKQNATAQDVKEITPSKLQYTILEEGHGPAVTEHSSPKIHYVGKYLDGTSFGNSRDTGGPITIPLDQTIPGFSQGLIGMKEGEKRKLFVHPDLGYGKTGHLPPNSLLIFEVEVLEATSSDKAGADLDEDDLSEIYGNESKDQDDDEDDEDDEDASSQDSKASKKS
- a CDS encoding hypothetical protein (Product derived from UniProtKB/Trembl:Q6ME99): MNTKLKLWDEKKDWEEAEKLWEEKARLAEAKHPLKVLKTLPQMPGITPETAKHLKWKGLKWIIAKDHKRAILKGILTHPFKYGYRYLKSCFQTKPYRRKGDFFLYGIDSLEHFEEHLKMPNTLFVMGFSYCHKPFECPSGRFTADCIHDANNPVCQQCFIGKCVHACPKNTIPLFIPTIHYIGEKIFEIVHANPNKKVVFLITACEMTLEMFGDFGNMVGIKGLGIRLDGRICNTMQAFKLSEEGTKPGLTVVLEDTKKEILRILKEKRLAMDPK
- a CDS encoding Thioredoxin (Product derived from UniProtKB/Swiss-Prot:Q49WR2;Gene name derived from UniProtKB/Swiss-Prot:Q49WR2), with translation MGQSIKYLNDENFQAEIASGVTLVDFYADWCGPCRMIAPIIEELASELNGKAAIAKLDIESAQQTTSNFHVTSIPTLIIFKDGQEVERFVGVKDKETLLARIHSKL